The DNA sequence CACATCTCTCCGTCTGGATCAAAATGGAGCCAGACGGAGGAAATGAATGGATCAGGCACAGGACTTTCTGGAAGAGAGCCGGGCTCTGTTCTCGCTGCTGGAGAAACAGAGTGCAGAACCTTACGAGACGGTGACTCAGTTCAAGGACTGGACGATTGGCGATGTCCTCCGGCACCTTCATTACTGGAACTGGATGGCCGAACTTCAGCTTGCCGACGAAGCCCGGCTGGAGACGGAACTGAAGGCCGTTGCCGGGAGCGGAATGCGGGTCCATGAGCAGCAACATGCCGCGGACCTCACCGGAAGCGCACTGCTGAATGCATGGTGGCGCCAGGCGCAAAGCACGGCGCAGGTGTTCGCAATTTCTGACCCCAAAGTCCGCCTGAAATGGGCCGGCCCGTCGATGAGCGCGCGCTCGTCAATCACTGCGCGCCTGATGGAAACCTGGGCGCACGGGCAGGAAGTTTACGACGTGCTGGGAGCCGAACGGGTTGATGAGGACCGGATCCGGAATATCGTTGTTCTGGGCGTGAACACCTACGGCTGGACCTATCAGGTCCGCAAGGAGGAGACGCCCGGGCAGATGCCTGTCATCGGTCTGACCGCGCCTTCCGGTGACGTGTGGACGTTTGGCGATGACGATGGCGAAAACTGTGTTGAAGGCCGCGCGACGGAATTCTGCCAGGTCGTCACGCAGACGCGGCATGTCAAAGACACGGCCTTGCGAGTGACTGGACCTGTTGCAGAAGACTGGATGTCGAAAGCACAGTGTTTTGCAGGCGGCCGGAACGATCCGCCTGCGCCAGGCACACGCTTTCGCAACCCAGTTACTGCCTGAGATGTCCGTTATGTGCCGCGTTCGCCGTTGGTCGCTTCTGGTTGGCTTCTTGGTGGCAACAGGCTGTTCCATGCCACCACATCAGACAACCGCAGCAACCGCCCCTGTTTGCGAGTCGCAGCGGCACACAGCACGGCTCACCAATTACGAGTCCTATCCGAAGCCGGGCA is a window from the uncultured Hyphomonas sp. genome containing:
- a CDS encoding TIGR03084 family metal-binding protein — encoded protein: MDQAQDFLEESRALFSLLEKQSAEPYETVTQFKDWTIGDVLRHLHYWNWMAELQLADEARLETELKAVAGSGMRVHEQQHAADLTGSALLNAWWRQAQSTAQVFAISDPKVRLKWAGPSMSARSSITARLMETWAHGQEVYDVLGAERVDEDRIRNIVVLGVNTYGWTYQVRKEETPGQMPVIGLTAPSGDVWTFGDDDGENCVEGRATEFCQVVTQTRHVKDTALRVTGPVAEDWMSKAQCFAGGRNDPPAPGTRFRNPVTA